The following are from one region of the Bradyrhizobium sediminis genome:
- a CDS encoding efflux RND transporter periplasmic adaptor subunit codes for MKLSEYLKPAIGVVVVVVLGAGYYWFEHRPRPEEKDTPSNALVIVTKTTNACFSDMVRVTGFIVPRREAVVGVEQEGSRVSEVLVREGDMVTENQELARLTPPPQQAGGRPGPTVLRAPAAGLVTEVRTIAGAPASPQAGPMFRISVNNEIELDAEVPAIHMLKLNPGASARVSRDNVPDLIGRVRLVSPQIDRSTQLGHIRISLTNNPSLKIGMFARANIDAKRSCGVAIPRTAIDHLTVQVVKGNTIETRKVKVGLVSDTSTEILEGLDVGEIVVADAGTSLHDGDQIKTMFAEELDRVRVR; via the coding sequence ATGAAGCTCTCCGAATATCTCAAACCTGCGATCGGCGTGGTCGTCGTTGTCGTGCTGGGGGCCGGATATTACTGGTTCGAGCACCGTCCGCGGCCGGAGGAAAAAGACACCCCGTCCAACGCCCTCGTCATCGTCACCAAGACCACCAACGCCTGCTTCTCCGACATGGTGCGGGTCACCGGCTTCATCGTGCCGCGCCGGGAAGCGGTGGTCGGCGTCGAACAGGAAGGCTCCAGGGTTTCCGAAGTGCTGGTCCGCGAAGGCGACATGGTCACCGAGAATCAGGAACTGGCGCGGCTGACACCTCCACCTCAGCAGGCCGGCGGACGACCCGGGCCGACGGTGCTGCGCGCCCCGGCGGCCGGCCTCGTCACCGAAGTCAGGACCATCGCCGGCGCGCCCGCTTCGCCGCAAGCCGGGCCGATGTTCCGGATCTCCGTCAACAACGAAATCGAACTGGATGCCGAAGTACCGGCGATCCACATGCTGAAACTCAATCCCGGCGCGTCGGCGCGCGTCAGCCGGGACAATGTGCCCGACCTGATCGGGCGCGTGCGGCTGGTCTCGCCGCAGATCGACCGCAGCACCCAGCTCGGCCACATCCGGATCTCGCTGACCAATAACCCGTCGCTCAAGATCGGCATGTTTGCGCGCGCCAATATCGACGCCAAGCGCAGTTGCGGCGTCGCCATTCCGCGTACCGCCATCGACCATCTGACCGTGCAGGTGGTTAAAGGAAACACGATTGAGACGCGCAAAGTGAAGGTCGGACTGGTGTCCGATACTTCGACGGAAATCCTCGAGGGCCTCGACGTCGGCGAAATCGTCGTGGCCGACGCTGGCACCTCGCTGCATGACGGCGACCAGATCAAGACCATGTTCGCCGAGGAACTCGATCGGGTACGGGTGCGCTGA
- a CDS encoding OmpA family protein, which yields MTKTSGRKNLTAILSIVTIGAALSFGMAKAVAAEDVTEDQIVRALAPAKKPLTRGLSVGPKVDPAVSAEEGRFVQKIRGRPSRSLSVNEREEIATLAKDKPNIDLEITFDYNSADISAKSLPSVQALGKALSNPDLKGSTFVVAGHTDAAGGEAYNQDLSERRADSIKRYLTDKFGIAGADLVTVGYGKSKLKDPGHPLAEVNRRVQVVNMASTTTASK from the coding sequence ATGACCAAGACGTCTGGAAGGAAGAATCTCACCGCAATCCTTTCGATCGTGACGATTGGCGCCGCGCTTTCTTTCGGAATGGCGAAGGCCGTCGCCGCCGAGGACGTCACCGAGGATCAGATCGTCCGCGCGCTTGCGCCGGCCAAGAAGCCGCTGACCCGCGGCCTCTCCGTGGGTCCGAAGGTCGACCCGGCGGTCAGCGCCGAGGAAGGACGCTTTGTCCAGAAGATCCGTGGCCGGCCCTCGCGTTCGCTGTCGGTCAACGAGCGCGAGGAAATCGCCACCCTCGCCAAGGACAAGCCGAATATCGATCTGGAAATCACCTTCGACTACAACTCGGCCGACATCAGCGCCAAGTCGCTGCCCTCGGTTCAGGCTCTCGGAAAGGCCCTTTCCAATCCCGATCTGAAGGGCTCGACCTTCGTGGTGGCAGGCCATACCGACGCCGCCGGCGGCGAGGCGTACAATCAAGACCTGTCCGAACGGCGCGCCGACTCGATCAAGCGCTACCTGACCGACAAGTTCGGCATTGCCGGCGCTGACCTCGTGACCGTCGGATACGGCAAGAGCAAGCTCAAGGATCCCGGCCACCCGCTCGCGGAAGTGAACCGCCGCGTACAGGTCGTCAACATGGCGAGCACGACCACCGCATCCAAGTAA
- a CDS encoding caspase family protein: MKIRLALFLISVLSVIPIVPSVAAGAERFALVVGNAKYPDAEAPLKEPINDARAIADELKRDGFNVEVGENLTGDAMRRAFDKLYGRIKPGSVVLLFFSGFGVQSGRQSYMIPVDAQIWTEPDVRRDGFSLETVLGEINSRGAGVKIALIDASRRNPFERRFRSFSAGLAPVIAPNGTLVMYSAALSSVVSDNGSDRSLFVRELLKEIRVPDLMAEETLNRTRVGVTRASRSEQVPWISSSLAEDFSFIPGTAAKPAAPGPVAALPPATPPAPPQAAPQVTPPPLPRVEPPPPPRVETPVLPPPPKPAEVTLAPPEKPAEGPTAVALADDPTIKSLTQKLAANPDDAGALYRRGQVYASKGAYSLAIKDFDNSLRLNPKDVEAYNNRCWARTVIGDLQAALKDCNEALRLRPNFVDALDSRGLVNLKSGQTKNAIADFDAALKINPRLTSSLYGRGLAKQRNGSISEGELDISNAKAMDPNIVKEFASYGVR; this comes from the coding sequence ATGAAAATCCGCCTCGCATTATTTCTGATTTCGGTTTTGTCGGTTATCCCGATTGTCCCGTCGGTCGCTGCGGGCGCGGAGCGCTTTGCGCTTGTCGTCGGCAACGCGAAATATCCCGACGCCGAGGCGCCGCTCAAGGAACCGATCAACGACGCCCGCGCCATCGCCGACGAACTCAAGCGCGACGGCTTCAACGTCGAGGTCGGAGAAAATCTGACCGGCGACGCGATGCGGCGCGCCTTCGACAAGCTTTACGGACGGATCAAGCCCGGCTCGGTCGTGTTGCTGTTCTTCAGCGGGTTCGGCGTCCAGTCCGGCCGCCAAAGCTACATGATTCCGGTCGATGCCCAGATCTGGACCGAGCCGGACGTTCGCCGCGACGGCTTCAGCCTGGAGACGGTGCTGGGCGAAATCAACAGCCGCGGCGCCGGGGTCAAGATCGCCCTGATCGACGCCTCCAGGCGCAACCCGTTCGAACGCCGGTTCCGCAGCTTTTCCGCGGGGCTGGCGCCTGTGATTGCGCCGAACGGAACGTTGGTGATGTATTCGGCCGCGCTCTCTTCGGTGGTCAGCGACAATGGCAGCGACCGCAGCCTGTTCGTGCGGGAATTGCTCAAGGAAATTCGCGTTCCCGACCTGATGGCCGAGGAAACCCTCAACCGCACCCGCGTCGGCGTCACCCGCGCCTCCCGCAGCGAGCAGGTGCCGTGGATCTCCTCCTCTTTGGCCGAGGATTTTTCCTTCATTCCGGGCACCGCCGCCAAGCCGGCCGCCCCGGGTCCGGTGGCGGCATTACCCCCGGCGACTCCTCCAGCGCCGCCTCAAGCCGCTCCCCAGGTTACTCCCCCGCCGCTGCCGCGCGTCGAACCGCCACCGCCGCCGCGGGTCGAGACGCCGGTCCTGCCGCCGCCGCCCAAGCCGGCCGAAGTCACCCTCGCTCCGCCTGAAAAGCCGGCCGAGGGGCCGACTGCCGTCGCGCTGGCCGATGACCCGACCATCAAGAGCCTGACCCAGAAGCTCGCCGCCAATCCCGACGACGCCGGCGCGCTGTACCGGCGCGGACAGGTCTATGCCAGCAAGGGCGCCTACAGCCTTGCCATCAAGGACTTCGACAACTCGCTGCGGCTCAACCCCAAGGATGTGGAAGCCTATAACAACCGCTGCTGGGCCCGCACCGTGATCGGCGACCTGCAGGCCGCCCTGAAGGATTGCAACGAAGCGCTGCGGCTGCGCCCGAACTTTGTCGATGCCCTCGACAGCCGCGGTCTCGTCAACCTGAAGAGCGGGCAGACCAAGAATGCAATTGCTGATTTCGACGCCGCCCTCAAGATCAACCCGCGATTGACCTCGTCGCTGTACGGACGCGGCCTCGCCAAGCAGCGAAACGGCTCGATTTCCGAGGGCGAATTGGATATATCCAATGCCAAGGCCATGGATCCGAATATTGTCAAGGAATTCGCGAGTTACGGGGTACGTTAA
- a CDS encoding ISNCY family transposase gives MRFSSLLDRTEAKELTQEAASELLGINVRTFQRWAERFEAEGDDGLVDRRMGRRSPRRAPEEELERMLGLFRDKYADFTVKHFHEQLQKRHGYVLGYTVTKLALHAAGLVQKAPKRSAHRKKRPRRPLRGMLLHQDGSRHVWIEGLPAMDLIVTMDDATSEIYSMLLVEEEGTASTFRALGEVIGERGLFCALYTDRGSHYFYTPKAGAKVSKTQQTQVGRALSHLGIEHIAAYSPQARGRSERVFGTLQGRLPKDLRLAGIRTVEAANAWLKAHYIAEHNAAFAIVAEQQGTAFVADRHEAWREALCVIEERTVANDNTIAWSGRRLQLPESRLRPHFVKAVVRVHGYPDGTVGVFLGPHRLARFAADGQQISPDAPQPGSVLGAVKDKPLRARKCASLTAPARAAVEIARVGAEKRASSQTKKPTRGANLPPISMA, from the coding sequence ATGCGGTTTTCGAGTTTGCTGGATCGGACTGAGGCGAAGGAGCTGACGCAGGAGGCGGCGTCTGAGCTTCTGGGGATCAACGTGCGGACGTTCCAACGTTGGGCGGAACGCTTTGAGGCGGAGGGCGATGACGGGCTGGTCGACCGGCGCATGGGCCGGCGATCACCGAGGCGTGCGCCGGAGGAAGAGCTGGAGCGGATGCTGGGGCTGTTCCGGGACAAGTACGCCGATTTCACGGTGAAGCACTTCCACGAGCAGCTGCAAAAGCGACATGGCTATGTGCTGGGCTACACGGTGACGAAGCTGGCCTTGCATGCTGCGGGCTTGGTGCAGAAGGCGCCGAAGCGTTCGGCGCACCGCAAGAAGCGTCCGCGCCGGCCGCTTCGGGGCATGCTGCTTCACCAGGACGGGTCGCGCCACGTCTGGATCGAAGGTCTGCCGGCGATGGACCTGATCGTCACGATGGACGATGCGACGAGCGAGATCTACTCGATGCTGCTGGTCGAGGAAGAAGGGACGGCGTCGACGTTCCGGGCCTTGGGCGAGGTGATTGGCGAGCGTGGTCTGTTCTGCGCGCTCTACACCGATCGCGGCAGCCATTACTTCTACACCCCGAAGGCCGGCGCGAAGGTCTCGAAGACGCAACAAACCCAGGTGGGACGGGCTTTATCGCATCTTGGGATCGAGCATATCGCGGCCTATTCGCCGCAGGCGCGCGGGCGTTCAGAGCGGGTGTTCGGCACGCTGCAGGGCCGGCTGCCGAAGGATCTGCGGCTCGCCGGGATCAGGACGGTCGAGGCCGCCAATGCGTGGTTGAAGGCGCATTACATCGCCGAGCATAATGCGGCGTTTGCGATCGTGGCCGAACAGCAAGGCACGGCGTTCGTAGCCGACCGGCACGAGGCCTGGCGCGAAGCGCTGTGCGTGATCGAAGAGCGAACCGTCGCCAACGACAACACGATCGCATGGAGCGGCCGGCGGCTGCAGTTGCCGGAGAGCCGGCTCAGGCCCCACTTCGTCAAGGCCGTGGTGCGGGTTCACGGGTATCCCGATGGCACCGTGGGCGTGTTCCTTGGCCCGCACCGATTGGCGAGGTTTGCCGCCGATGGACAGCAGATCAGCCCCGACGCGCCTCAGCCTGGCAGCGTGCTCGGAGCCGTCAAGGACAAGCCCTTACGGGCGCGCAAGTGCGCGTCCTTGACCGCTCCTGCGCGCGCCGCCGTCGAGATAGCGCGGGTCGGGGCGGAGAAACGGGCTTCAAGTCAAACAAAGAAACCAACCCGAGGGGCTAACCTGCCACCAATATCCATGGCATGA
- a CDS encoding N-acyl homoserine lactonase family protein, whose amino-acid sequence MGNAYEIYALRYATMSPRTPHMNYLLPDPHETTAQDLDYFVWLIRGNGRDILVDTGFNAEEAQARSRKLTLNPVDALARFGVDAGAIRDVVVTHLHYDHAGNLDRFPNARFHLQDREMSYATGRCMCQGLLRHPFSVEHVTLMVRHVFSERVTFHNGDGEVAPGVTLHRVGGHSDGLQVVRVETARGPVVLASDASHYYGNMHRRSPFPIIYNLGDMFEGWDIAQRLAGHPDRVIPGHDPLVCDIYPRAGDNADAFALHLPPSRSFVK is encoded by the coding sequence ATGGGAAACGCCTACGAGATCTACGCCCTGCGCTATGCGACGATGTCGCCGCGCACCCCCCACATGAACTACCTGCTGCCGGATCCCCACGAAACCACGGCGCAAGACCTCGATTATTTCGTCTGGCTGATCCGCGGAAACGGCCGCGATATTCTGGTCGACACCGGCTTCAATGCGGAGGAGGCGCAGGCGCGCAGCCGCAAGCTCACGCTCAATCCGGTCGATGCGCTGGCGCGCTTCGGCGTCGACGCCGGCGCCATCAGGGATGTCGTCGTCACGCATCTGCATTACGATCACGCCGGCAATCTCGATCGCTTCCCCAATGCGCGGTTTCATCTGCAGGACCGCGAGATGAGCTATGCGACCGGGCGCTGCATGTGCCAGGGCCTGCTGCGGCATCCGTTTTCGGTGGAGCACGTCACGCTGATGGTGCGGCACGTCTTCAGCGAGCGCGTCACCTTCCACAACGGCGATGGCGAGGTTGCGCCCGGCGTGACGCTGCATCGGGTCGGCGGCCACTCCGACGGCCTGCAGGTGGTGCGGGTCGAGACCGCGCGCGGCCCGGTGGTGCTGGCGTCGGACGCCTCGCATTACTACGGCAACATGCATCGCCGCAGCCCGTTCCCGATCATCTACAATCTCGGCGACATGTTCGAAGGCTGGGATATCGCGCAGCGCCTGGCCGGTCATCCCGACCGCGTCATTCCCGGGCATGATCCCCTGGTCTGCGACATCTATCCGCGCGCCGGCGACAACGCCGATGCATTTGCCCTGCACCTGCCGCCGTCACGTTCCTTCGTCAAATAA
- a CDS encoding NAD(P)-dependent oxidoreductase — protein MAKTIKSKLMPDYKTIGFIGLGVMGEPICRNLVRKSGAPVIAFDLSPEPLARLAADGAAVAVSVADVVNNSDIVFLCLPSAKHVHAVFNGDGILKNIRKGQVVVDLGTSSVNQTRDFAKQLQARGATWADAPIARTRQAAQDGTLSVMVGATGEIFAAIEPLIRCFATDVTNCGGVGAGQVTKILNNMVLFETVNALSEAVALAKHNGVDPALLLDTLSKGSADSFALRNHGMKAIVPGSFPERAFSTEYALKDLSYALELARDAGIEIRGAELTGRILQEAIDAGSGGAYFPVIAKYVDRG, from the coding sequence ATCGCCAAAACAATAAAGAGCAAACTCATGCCAGACTACAAGACCATCGGTTTCATCGGCCTCGGCGTGATGGGCGAGCCGATCTGCCGCAACCTCGTCAGGAAAAGCGGCGCGCCCGTGATTGCCTTCGACCTTTCACCGGAGCCGCTGGCACGGCTGGCCGCCGATGGCGCCGCTGTCGCCGTGTCTGTCGCCGACGTCGTCAACAACAGCGACATCGTGTTCCTGTGCCTGCCCAGCGCCAAACACGTGCACGCGGTGTTCAATGGCGACGGCATCCTGAAGAATATCCGCAAGGGCCAGGTCGTGGTCGATCTCGGCACCTCTTCGGTCAACCAGACCCGGGATTTCGCAAAACAGTTGCAGGCCAGGGGCGCGACCTGGGCCGACGCGCCGATCGCGCGCACCCGCCAGGCGGCGCAGGACGGCACGCTCAGCGTCATGGTCGGCGCCACGGGCGAAATCTTCGCCGCGATCGAGCCCCTGATCCGCTGCTTTGCCACCGACGTCACCAACTGCGGCGGCGTTGGCGCCGGGCAGGTGACAAAAATCCTCAACAACATGGTGCTGTTCGAAACCGTCAATGCGCTTTCCGAAGCGGTGGCGCTGGCCAAACACAACGGCGTCGATCCGGCGCTGCTGCTCGATACCCTGTCGAAGGGATCGGCCGACAGCTTCGCGCTGCGCAATCACGGCATGAAGGCGATCGTACCGGGCAGTTTTCCCGAACGCGCCTTCTCGACCGAATATGCCTTGAAGGATCTGTCTTACGCGCTGGAACTGGCCCGTGACGCCGGCATCGAAATCCGCGGCGCCGAGCTGACCGGCAGGATTTTGCAGGAAGCGATCGATGCCGGCTCGGGCGGGGCGTATTTTCCCGTCATCGCGAAGTATGTTGATCGGGGATAG
- a CDS encoding RidA family protein, producing MITRFPGLTPTRSRAVVHGDLVLTVAVAPDPVTSSMYEQSAKALARIDESLALCGSDKSKILSAIVYITDMKRKSEMNRAWDEWVDARNPPMRACIGVDLEPPHIVEIVVTAVK from the coding sequence ATGATCACCCGCTTTCCCGGCCTTACGCCGACACGCAGCCGCGCCGTCGTTCATGGCGACCTCGTGCTCACGGTGGCGGTCGCGCCCGATCCGGTGACCTCCTCGATGTATGAACAGAGCGCAAAGGCGCTGGCCCGCATCGACGAGAGCCTCGCGCTGTGTGGCTCGGACAAGAGCAAGATCCTTTCGGCGATCGTCTACATCACCGACATGAAGCGCAAGAGCGAGATGAACCGCGCCTGGGACGAATGGGTCGACGCCAGGAATCCTCCGATGCGGGCCTGCATCGGCGTCGATCTCGAACCGCCGCATATTGTGGAGATCGTGGTGACGGCAGTGAAGTGA
- a CDS encoding MarR family winged helix-turn-helix transcriptional regulator, translated as MGAGSREEDVPGESSKLDLFGFVPFRLNRLAAEVSSALSSEYQERYGLDIPEWRVLATLGFRDEACSAQYISHCTRTHKSTISRAVTTLMQRQLVERVANADDRREFALRMTQKGKALYRELIPRLLRREQEILSCLSAQERKTFAAMLGKIEKSLDLVQTAKEAGVKDAY; from the coding sequence GTGGGCGCCGGTTCGCGCGAAGAAGACGTGCCCGGAGAAAGCTCGAAGCTCGACCTCTTCGGCTTTGTGCCGTTCCGGCTGAACCGGCTGGCGGCCGAGGTCTCCTCCGCGCTCTCCAGCGAATATCAGGAGCGCTACGGGCTCGACATTCCGGAATGGCGCGTGCTGGCGACGCTCGGTTTCCGCGACGAGGCCTGCAGCGCGCAATACATTTCGCACTGCACCCGAACCCACAAATCCACCATCAGCCGCGCCGTCACCACGCTGATGCAGCGGCAGCTCGTGGAACGGGTCGCGAACGCGGACGACCGTCGCGAGTTTGCGCTGCGCATGACGCAAAAGGGCAAGGCGCTGTACCGGGAACTGATCCCGCGCCTGTTGCGCCGGGAGCAGGAGATCCTGTCCTGCCTCTCGGCGCAGGAGCGGAAAACTTTCGCAGCCATGCTCGGCAAGATCGAGAAAAGCCTCGACCTGGTGCAGACGGCGAAGGAAGCGGGCGTCAAGGACGCGTATTGA
- a CDS encoding FAD-dependent oxidoreductase produces the protein MAQQSHIQFGYQRHSDQDRRDGDAARHQVVVVGAGPVGLSFAIDLAQRGHRVVLLDDADRIGEGSRAICFSKRSLEYWDRLGIGQRMVDKGVVWSVGKIFHGASQLYQFNLLPEEGHKRPAFINLQQFYAEAYLVDRVRELAAIDLRWRNKVTGLEQRNDHSVLTVDTPDGPYRLRADYLVACDGARSPLRQMVGAEFAGKVFEDQFLIADVKMSAEFPTERWFWFDPPFHAGRSALLHRQPDDIWRIDLQLSPDADPAVEKRPENVRPRIARMLGHDKFDFEWISLYKFQCRRMDKFIHGRVIFAGDSAHQVSPFGARGANSGLEDAENLAWKLDRVLRKLSPEALLESYHLERSAAADENIRESTRSTDFMAPVSRQEARLRKAVLSLAKETEFGKRMINAGRLSVPSIYDSPLSTADSETWRGGPRPGASMPDAPVAERSGDPTYLTDAFIEAGKRFTLLEFANGAAPEVPDGVGVIRIGGKDGLADPAGLVGARYDAEPGTAYLLRPDGYVAARFRQPTRSALDAALARATGTN, from the coding sequence ATGGCGCAGCAGTCCCACATCCAGTTCGGTTACCAGCGTCATTCCGATCAGGATCGCCGTGACGGCGACGCGGCGCGTCATCAGGTGGTCGTGGTCGGCGCCGGACCGGTCGGGCTGTCGTTCGCGATCGATCTGGCGCAGCGCGGCCATCGCGTCGTGCTGCTCGACGATGCCGACCGGATCGGCGAGGGCTCGCGGGCGATCTGCTTCTCCAAGCGCTCGCTGGAATATTGGGACCGGCTCGGCATCGGCCAGCGCATGGTCGACAAGGGCGTGGTCTGGAGCGTCGGCAAGATCTTTCACGGCGCCTCGCAGCTCTACCAGTTCAACCTGCTGCCGGAGGAGGGGCACAAGCGGCCCGCCTTCATCAACCTCCAGCAATTCTATGCCGAGGCCTATCTGGTGGACCGGGTGCGGGAGCTTGCCGCGATCGACCTGCGCTGGCGCAACAAGGTGACCGGGCTGGAGCAGCGCAACGATCATTCGGTGCTGACGGTCGACACCCCCGACGGACCCTATCGGCTGCGCGCCGACTATCTCGTCGCCTGCGACGGCGCCCGGTCGCCGCTGCGGCAGATGGTGGGCGCGGAATTCGCCGGCAAAGTCTTCGAGGATCAGTTTCTGATCGCCGACGTCAAGATGAGCGCGGAATTTCCGACCGAGCGCTGGTTCTGGTTCGACCCGCCGTTCCATGCCGGCCGGTCGGCACTGTTGCACCGGCAACCGGACGACATCTGGCGGATCGATCTGCAGCTCAGTCCGGATGCGGATCCCGCGGTCGAGAAACGGCCGGAGAATGTGCGGCCGCGGATCGCGCGCATGCTCGGGCATGACAAGTTCGATTTCGAATGGATATCGCTGTACAAGTTTCAGTGCCGGCGGATGGACAAGTTCATCCATGGCCGCGTGATCTTTGCTGGCGATTCCGCGCACCAGGTCTCGCCGTTCGGCGCGAGGGGCGCCAATTCGGGTCTTGAAGACGCCGAGAACCTCGCCTGGAAACTCGACCGCGTGCTGCGGAAGTTGTCGCCGGAGGCCTTGCTCGAGAGTTATCATCTCGAGCGCAGCGCTGCGGCCGACGAGAACATTCGCGAATCGACCCGATCGACCGACTTCATGGCGCCGGTTTCGCGGCAGGAAGCGCGGCTGCGCAAAGCGGTGCTGTCGCTCGCCAAGGAAACCGAATTCGGCAAGCGCATGATCAATGCCGGCCGGCTCTCGGTTCCCTCGATCTACGATTCGCCGTTGTCGACGGCCGACTCAGAGACGTGGCGCGGCGGCCCGCGGCCCGGCGCTTCGATGCCGGACGCGCCGGTTGCCGAGCGATCCGGCGATCCCACATATTTGACCGACGCCTTCATCGAAGCGGGAAAGCGGTTCACGTTGCTGGAGTTCGCCAATGGCGCGGCGCCCGAGGTGCCTGATGGCGTCGGCGTGATCCGGATCGGCGGCAAGGATGGCCTTGCCGATCCCGCCGGCCTGGTTGGCGCGCGCTACGATGCCGAGCCCGGCACCGCCTATTTGCTGCGGCCGGACGGCTATGTCGCCGCGCGCTTCCGGCAGCCGACTCGATCAGCGCTCGACGCCGCGCTGGCGCGCGCTACCGGCACGAATTGA
- a CDS encoding DUF2783 domain-containing protein — protein sequence MALSTSSNFAKPDDAFRAVVEAHRGLSDEQSADLDAALVLILANHIGDLAVLREAISLAQRRMADASQQQQQQQQQ from the coding sequence ATGGCATTATCCACCTCATCGAATTTCGCCAAGCCGGACGATGCGTTTCGCGCCGTGGTCGAAGCGCATCGCGGCCTGAGCGACGAGCAGAGCGCCGATCTCGACGCGGCGCTGGTCCTCATTCTGGCCAATCACATCGGCGATCTCGCCGTGCTGCGCGAAGCGATTTCGCTGGCGCAGCGGCGGATGGCGGATGCGAGCCAGCAACAACAGCAGCAACAACAGCAATAG
- a CDS encoding MBL fold metallo-hydrolase → MAKGFASTTDMAEKKITFSEIGTDLYAFTAEGDPNSAVIVGDDGCLVFDAQATPAMANKVIERVRKVTDKPIKYVVLSHYHAVRVLGASAYKAQGIIASQETYRLIEERGQQDWDSEYGRFPRLFQDAESIPGLTWPTLTFEGEMSIYLGKREVRLMQLGAGHTSGDIVAWVPDAEVMFSGDLIEYHSACYCGDAHLREWPMTLNEIRAFNPKAIAPGRGDALKGVATGREAIAMTRDFVTTLYGAAESAVAKGRSLKETWAAAREVMDPKFSSFAIYEHCLPFNVSRAFDEASGIDDPVIWTDKRDQEMWAALQGG, encoded by the coding sequence ATGGCAAAAGGTTTCGCATCGACGACCGACATGGCGGAGAAGAAAATCACCTTCTCCGAGATCGGCACCGACCTCTATGCCTTCACCGCCGAGGGCGATCCCAATTCGGCCGTGATCGTCGGCGACGACGGCTGCCTCGTGTTCGACGCGCAGGCGACGCCGGCGATGGCCAACAAGGTGATCGAGCGGGTGCGCAAGGTCACCGACAAGCCGATCAAATATGTGGTGCTGTCGCATTATCACGCGGTGCGGGTGCTTGGCGCCTCCGCCTACAAGGCGCAAGGCATCATCGCCTCGCAGGAAACTTACCGGCTGATCGAAGAGCGCGGCCAGCAGGACTGGGATTCCGAATACGGCCGCTTTCCGCGGCTGTTCCAGGATGCCGAGAGTATCCCCGGCCTGACCTGGCCGACGCTCACTTTCGAAGGCGAGATGTCGATCTATCTCGGCAAGCGCGAAGTGCGGCTGATGCAGCTCGGCGCGGGGCACACCTCCGGCGATATCGTGGCGTGGGTGCCGGATGCCGAAGTGATGTTTTCCGGCGACCTGATCGAATATCATTCCGCCTGTTATTGCGGCGACGCGCATCTGCGCGAATGGCCGATGACGCTCAACGAAATTCGCGCCTTCAATCCCAAGGCGATCGCGCCGGGACGCGGCGACGCGCTCAAGGGTGTCGCCACCGGGCGCGAGGCGATCGCGATGACGCGCGATTTCGTCACCACGCTCTACGGCGCGGCCGAATCGGCGGTCGCCAAGGGGCGCAGCCTCAAGGAAACCTGGGCGGCGGCCCGCGAGGTGATGGATCCGAAGTTTTCCAGCTTCGCGATCTACGAGCACTGCCTGCCGTTCAACGTCTCGCGCGCGTTCGACGAAGCGTCGGGGATCGACGATCCCGTGATCTGGACCGACAAACGCGACCAGGAAATGTGGGCCGCCTTGCAAGGAGGATGA